The following are encoded together in the Vigna angularis cultivar LongXiaoDou No.4 chromosome 9, ASM1680809v1, whole genome shotgun sequence genome:
- the LOC108347054 gene encoding heme-binding-like protein At3g10130, chloroplastic: MSLTRIIKSSNASITCCSSLYIRSNAIPYHHHHHHHHPNHSLLFPKSQHTPFHSFSFMGLVFGKISVETPKYEVIKSTSEYEIRKYAPCVVAEVTYDPSQFKENKDGGFMVLANYIGALGKPQNTKPEKIAMTAPVITMDSGGGGEKIAMTAPVVTKDGGGEDGKKNKMVTMQFILPALYGKAEEAPKPTDERVVIREEGERKYGVVKFGGVASEEVVKEKVEKLKVSLETDGFKVVGDYLLARYNPPWTIPMFRTNEVMIPVE, encoded by the coding sequence ATGTCCCTTACGCGAATAATCAAGAGTTCAAATGCCTCCATCACATGCTGCTCTTCATTATATATACGATCCAATGCCATACcctatcatcatcatcatcatcatcatcatccaaaTCACTCGTTGCTATTTCCAAAGTCTCAGCATACCCCTTTTCACTCTTTCTCCTTCATGGGTTTAGTATTTGGAAAAATCAGCGTGGAGACCCCAAAATACGAAGTGATCAAATCCACAAGCGAGTACGAAATCCGCAAATATGCACCCTGTGTAGTGGCAGAAGTCACATATGACCCATCACAGTTCAAGGAAAATAAAGATGGTGGCTTTATGGTTTTGGCCAATTACATTGGTGCTTTGGGGAAACCCCAGAACACAAAGCCTGAAAAGATTGCCATGACTGCACCAGTTATAACCATGGACAGTGGTGGGGGTGGTGAGAAGATTGCTATGACAGCGCCAGTTGTGACAAAAGATGGCGGTGGTGAAGATGggaagaagaacaagatggTGACTATGCAGTTTATTTTGCCAGCTCTGTATGGGAAAGCTGAGGAGGCACCTAAACCTACTGATGAGAGGGTTGTGATAAGAGAAGAGGGTGAGAGGAAATATGGGGTGGTGAAGTTTGGAGGTGTGGCATCAGAAGAAGTGGTGAAGGAGAAGGTGGAGAAGCTGAAGGTGAGTTTGGAGACTGATGGGTTTAAGGTGGTTGGGGATTACTTGTTGGCCAGGTACAACCCACCTTGGACAATTCCTATGTTTAGGACTAATGAGGTTATGATCCCagttgaatga
- the LOC108347025 gene encoding protein transport protein yos1, producing MGFWTFLEGVLLFANALAILNEERFLAPRGWTLAEMTGPRRSSLKGQIVGLIYACQFLRLPLILFNAIFIIVKLVSG from the coding sequence ATGGGTTTCTGGACTTTTTTAGAAGGCGTTTTGCTCTTTGCAAATGCATTGGCAATTTTGAATGAGGAGCGGTTCCTTGCTCCAAGAGGATGGACTTTGGCAGAAATGACAGGGCCTAGGAGGAGTTCTCTTAAAGGGCAAATAGTAGGACTCATATATGCTTGTCAATTCTTGAGACTTCCTCTAATTCTCTTCAACGCTATCTTTATAATTGTGAAGCTGGTCTCTGGATAA